A region from the Pseudonocardia petroleophila genome encodes:
- a CDS encoding acetyl-CoA carboxylase: MARHEVVSPIPGVFYRRPDPDSPLFTDAGETVGADDPVGLVEVMKSFHEVPAGAAGTVVEFLVENESEVDAGQAVAVIEA, encoded by the coding sequence ATGGCCCGCCACGAGGTCGTCTCGCCCATCCCCGGTGTGTTCTACCGCCGCCCCGACCCGGACAGCCCGCTGTTCACCGACGCCGGGGAGACCGTCGGCGCCGACGACCCGGTCGGCCTGGTCGAGGTCATGAAGTCCTTCCACGAGGTGCCGGCCGGCGCGGCGGGCACCGTGGTGGAGTTCCTGGTCGAGAACGAGTCCGAGGTCGACGCGGGGCAGGCCGTGGCGGTGATCGAGGCGTGA